One region of Thiorhodovibrio frisius genomic DNA includes:
- a CDS encoding alpha/beta hydrolase, translating into MSLTTTETVSSQHGRPCWRAWHWLALLLGLAALLYGGTRLLGMSSGVEVSQARVGDLPLTLYQPRQDDEGQGASVPGPTVVIAHGFAGSRQLMRSFALNLARNGYRAVSFDFPGHGTHGAPLGGGLGSPERLSSLLDALTQAVAFAQGQNLPGGSSPLGQNSPEEPHQSAGLALLGHSMAGDILIHYAKAHPGVKAIVAVSPYLSEPIGADFTPDLLFVYGAYEPEMIHQQGFEAMAEVAPSGVELETTYGDLSEGRARRLVMADGVEHIGVLFNGQAQREALDWLDASFGRRTPEQPPARAIVTAGAGLGWLYAGLCLLAWPLSLLLPAMASRPLGAALRWRKLAIAGFMPALLTPLLLWPVPSDFLPLLIGDYLALHFLLYGLLTWGALALVGGLPDGASFARAGRASTAGVLAIGATAWLIYAVVGFGWPTHQLVASFFPPLTRLPSFLALLLGTLVYASADAWLVHGQGGARAASLFTKVLFLLSLVLAVVLNLDELFFLVIIVPAILLLFVVYGWLDFLSYRRTWQPLLGAIASALVFALTVTATFPVVA; encoded by the coding sequence GTGTCTTTAACGACGACTGAAACAGTCAGCTCCCAGCATGGACGACCGTGCTGGCGGGCTTGGCACTGGCTGGCGCTGCTGCTGGGTCTGGCCGCATTGCTCTATGGTGGCACGCGCTTGCTTGGCATGTCCTCAGGGGTCGAGGTGTCGCAGGCGCGGGTTGGCGACCTGCCTCTGACACTCTATCAGCCACGGCAGGATGATGAAGGTCAGGGCGCCTCGGTGCCAGGGCCCACTGTCGTTATTGCGCACGGCTTCGCCGGCTCACGCCAACTGATGCGCTCCTTTGCGCTCAATCTGGCGCGAAATGGCTATCGGGCGGTAAGCTTCGATTTTCCCGGTCATGGTACCCACGGGGCGCCGCTTGGAGGCGGTCTGGGTTCTCCAGAGCGTCTGAGCTCTCTGCTTGACGCCCTGACTCAGGCTGTTGCCTTTGCCCAAGGGCAGAATCTTCCTGGCGGATCATCGCCGCTTGGCCAGAACTCTCCAGAAGAACCGCATCAGTCCGCTGGTCTGGCCCTGCTCGGCCACTCCATGGCCGGCGATATTCTGATCCACTATGCGAAGGCGCACCCTGGGGTGAAGGCCATTGTGGCCGTATCGCCTTATCTATCGGAGCCGATTGGCGCGGACTTTACGCCTGATCTGCTGTTCGTCTACGGTGCCTATGAGCCCGAGATGATTCACCAGCAGGGGTTCGAGGCCATGGCAGAAGTCGCTCCGTCCGGGGTTGAGCTAGAAACCACCTATGGTGATCTGAGTGAGGGCAGGGCGCGACGCCTGGTGATGGCCGACGGGGTGGAACATATCGGGGTGCTCTTTAATGGGCAGGCCCAGCGCGAGGCCCTTGACTGGCTGGATGCCAGTTTCGGTCGGCGCACACCTGAGCAACCCCCGGCGCGGGCCATTGTGACTGCGGGTGCGGGGCTTGGCTGGCTATACGCCGGGCTTTGCCTGCTCGCCTGGCCGCTGTCGCTATTGTTGCCGGCAATGGCCAGTCGCCCTTTGGGTGCGGCCTTGCGCTGGCGCAAACTGGCCATTGCCGGCTTTATGCCAGCTTTATTGACGCCCCTGTTGCTGTGGCCAGTGCCGAGCGATTTTCTGCCGCTGCTGATCGGCGATTATCTGGCGCTGCATTTTCTGCTCTACGGCCTGCTGACCTGGGGGGCGTTGGCGCTGGTGGGTGGTCTGCCAGATGGGGCGAGCTTCGCGCGCGCGGGGCGCGCGAGTACAGCTGGCGTTCTGGCGATAGGCGCCACAGCCTGGCTAATTTACGCGGTGGTGGGCTTTGGCTGGCCGACGCATCAACTGGTGGCGAGCTTTTTCCCGCCGCTGACACGTCTGCCGAGCTTTTTGGCGCTGTTGCTCGGCACTTTGGTCTACGCGAGTGCCGATGCCTGGCTGGTCCATGGGCAGGGCGGCGCCCGCGCGGCCTCGCTGTTCACCAAGGTGCTGTTTCTGCTCTCCCTAGTGCTGGCGGTGGTGCTGAATCTGGACGAGTTATTTTTTCTGGTGATTATCGTCCCGGCGATCCTGCTGCTGTTTGTTGTTTACGGCTGGCTGGATTTTCTGTCCTATCGGCGCACCTGGCAGCCCTTGCTGGGTGCCATAGCGAGCGCACTGGTGTTTGCTCTGACGGTGACTGCGACCTTTCCTGTCGTGGCCTGA
- a CDS encoding PilZ domain-containing protein — protein MIHDDDRRGFMRLSTETTASITHLGNQATVKVKLIDLSAGGCSFYADMPLAAGDKLDFVVHGATESIEPLTKRGHVLRLTDGEEGKLVAFAFDE, from the coding sequence ATGATCCATGACGATGATCGCCGCGGCTTCATGCGCCTTTCAACAGAAACCACCGCCAGCATCACCCACCTCGGCAACCAGGCAACCGTGAAAGTCAAATTGATTGATCTCAGCGCGGGCGGCTGTAGCTTCTATGCCGATATGCCCCTCGCCGCCGGCGACAAGCTCGACTTCGTTGTCCACGGCGCTACCGAAAGCATCGAACCCCTGACCAAACGCGGCCATGTGTTACGCCTAACCGATGGCGAAGAAGGCAAGCTGGTGGCCTTTGCATTTGACGAATGA
- a CDS encoding AAA family ATPase, producing MPEDSALYRDALLDGFGDLGLRALAEPSAVLVLAGAGGVGRSTQLQQILSLVADDTDLIAFRARPKVGFEAVDATLRFHLGQLGSEDASASLLHLFGERLRAGRALLLAIDDAHLLGGSVLEHLFSLRRQLLERLGATARLFLVGDPAFAANPLPGLDAEADAQVLRLHLRAFNREQTHAYLRHRLLTAGHAQPDTLLRRELIDRLHTSSSGLPKYLNALAEDWLEECCDQGASFAAGQGDSFDQAPSAASAPARGEAPADAMVSAMTALEALRNASSQALESSEKESLRAGASSGARPDGAQGAARAGQSSTAKNRARGGKRSGQTKARAKKSQAAPAGETLPVWNRPWFVPGVAVLSLLALLLPLVWQLPGSEGEDPALRLPPRELPVAPRPRQVPVAPGVPLVGPQPSAPAVEQPLRRELDVPAILPGEPVAENTAEAADAGADSALPDAAGNQAGTDSTESSSEDSAERSSAAGTDGAESGSGGLDRDWILQQSGEHFTIQLTAARSVAAARQHVAGFGNLDVRFVPTRSKSQDFVIVLAGAYPARADAERALEKLPAALREQGYWVRSIDSVRQSLRE from the coding sequence GTGCCGGAAGATTCCGCGCTCTACCGCGATGCTCTGCTTGATGGCTTTGGGGACCTGGGGTTACGCGCGCTAGCTGAGCCGAGCGCCGTGTTGGTGCTGGCGGGGGCTGGGGGTGTGGGACGCAGTACCCAGCTGCAACAGATTTTGAGTCTGGTGGCGGACGATACCGATCTGATTGCTTTTCGCGCCCGGCCTAAGGTCGGCTTCGAGGCAGTCGACGCCACGCTCAGATTCCATCTGGGCCAACTGGGCAGCGAGGACGCAAGCGCGTCCTTGCTGCATTTGTTCGGTGAACGCCTGCGCGCCGGGCGGGCGCTTCTGCTGGCCATCGACGATGCCCATCTGCTAGGTGGGTCTGTGTTGGAGCATCTGTTTTCGTTGCGACGGCAGTTGCTTGAGCGTCTGGGTGCCACCGCGCGCTTGTTTCTGGTGGGCGACCCGGCATTTGCCGCCAACCCGCTGCCGGGTCTTGATGCTGAGGCCGATGCCCAGGTGCTCAGGCTCCATCTCCGCGCTTTTAATCGCGAGCAGACGCACGCCTATCTACGCCACCGCCTGCTGACGGCCGGGCATGCGCAACCCGATACCCTATTAAGGCGCGAACTAATTGATCGGCTGCATACCAGCAGCAGCGGCCTGCCGAAGTATCTCAATGCCCTGGCCGAGGATTGGCTGGAGGAATGCTGCGATCAGGGCGCATCCTTTGCCGCTGGGCAGGGTGATAGCTTCGACCAGGCACCCAGTGCGGCATCCGCTCCGGCGCGGGGGGAAGCGCCGGCCGATGCTATGGTCTCGGCGATGACTGCGCTAGAGGCGCTGCGCAATGCGTCGAGCCAGGCCCTAGAGTCGTCTGAGAAGGAATCTCTGCGTGCGGGTGCATCCAGTGGTGCGCGTCCCGATGGTGCTCAGGGCGCGGCACGCGCAGGTCAGTCGTCCACCGCCAAGAATCGCGCTCGGGGTGGAAAACGCTCCGGGCAAACCAAGGCCCGCGCAAAGAAGAGCCAGGCAGCGCCAGCCGGGGAGACTTTGCCGGTGTGGAATCGGCCTTGGTTTGTTCCGGGAGTGGCAGTGCTCAGCCTGCTCGCGCTTCTGCTGCCGCTTGTTTGGCAACTGCCCGGTTCAGAGGGGGAAGACCCCGCGCTGCGTTTGCCGCCGAGGGAGCTACCTGTCGCTCCGCGCCCTCGGCAAGTGCCTGTTGCGCCGGGGGTGCCCTTGGTCGGGCCGCAACCGTCAGCGCCTGCTGTGGAGCAGCCGCTTCGGCGCGAACTGGATGTGCCCGCGATTCTTCCCGGTGAGCCAGTGGCGGAGAATACGGCTGAGGCCGCCGATGCTGGAGCCGATTCAGCGCTGCCCGATGCCGCCGGGAATCAGGCGGGGACGGACAGCACCGAGTCGTCGTCCGAGGACTCGGCAGAGCGCAGCAGTGCGGCTGGCACGGATGGTGCCGAGAGCGGATCGGGCGGGCTGGACCGCGACTGGATTTTGCAGCAGTCGGGCGAGCATTTCACCATTCAACTGACCGCCGCGCGCTCGGTTGCCGCGGCACGACAGCATGTGGCGGGATTTGGCAATCTGGATGTGCGTTTTGTGCCGACGCGCAGTAAATCGCAGGACTTTGTGATCGTGCTTGCTGGTGCCTATCCCGCGCGCGCCGATGCCGAGCGCGCGCTCGAGAAGTTGCCTGCCGCGTTGCGTGAACAGGGGTACTGGGTCCGTTCGATTGATTCGGTGCGACAGTCGCTGCGCGAATAG
- a CDS encoding putative metalloprotease CJM1_0395 family protein encodes MAESGVANSQGASSQGAVAEDAANEDETKEDPAALDDEPGNEEKSQQELAPEEQREVQDLRQRDMEVRAHEQAHVAAGGRYVTKAPSYDYETGPDGKRYAVGGEVSIDTSPVPDDPAATMEKAGVILRAALAPAEPSSQDQRVASQARSMEAQARGDLLQENQREMSDALDQARDRPGEAAEGSAAGVAATTDASGRLGQRFAGFFAAPVGAALNQFA; translated from the coding sequence ATGGCTGAGTCCGGGGTCGCCAATTCTCAGGGAGCCAGCTCTCAGGGAGCCGTTGCGGAAGATGCAGCGAATGAAGATGAAACCAAGGAAGATCCTGCGGCACTCGACGATGAGCCGGGCAATGAAGAGAAATCGCAGCAGGAACTCGCCCCCGAAGAGCAACGCGAAGTCCAGGATCTGCGCCAGCGCGATATGGAAGTGCGCGCACACGAGCAGGCGCATGTGGCGGCAGGTGGCCGTTATGTCACCAAGGCGCCGAGTTATGACTATGAAACCGGCCCCGACGGCAAGCGTTACGCGGTCGGTGGTGAGGTGTCTATCGATACCTCACCGGTGCCAGACGATCCCGCAGCCACCATGGAGAAGGCTGGGGTGATTCTGCGCGCGGCACTGGCGCCAGCGGAACCCTCGTCCCAGGATCAGCGGGTTGCCTCGCAGGCGCGGAGCATGGAGGCCCAGGCGCGCGGCGACCTGTTGCAGGAGAATCAGCGTGAGATGTCCGATGCGCTTGATCAAGCCCGGGACAGGCCCGGTGAGGCAGCAGAGGGCAGTGCTGCCGGGGTTGCCGCCACCACGGATGCCAGTGGCCGCTTGGGGCAGCGATTCGCCGGATTCTTTGCCGCGCCAGTCGGCGCGGCCTTAAACCAATTTGCCTGA
- a CDS encoding YjfB family protein, whose amino-acid sequence MDISSVSGVASLATNSNNAQVSDAVGISVLNKALDAQVQGAAALIESIAETPQATALPDNVGGNVNVTA is encoded by the coding sequence ATGGATATTTCTTCCGTTTCAGGCGTCGCGAGCCTAGCGACCAATTCCAACAACGCCCAAGTCAGCGACGCTGTCGGTATCTCGGTACTGAACAAAGCCTTGGATGCACAGGTTCAAGGCGCGGCGGCCCTCATCGAGAGTATTGCCGAGACTCCGCAGGCAACCGCCTTGCCGGACAATGTTGGCGGCAACGTCAATGTGACGGCCTGA
- a CDS encoding HDOD domain-containing protein, which translates to MSEGITPSAVLAQMEITKGLSEQARAELAGQARLLRLDKGKRLARRQADNQLSGQRLFLVDGNVVRACNGLEREIDSCFGLSDPVELFDETGCEDDAIVTQARCLLLGVPAALLSEMGGDGAQLNELDLDDAEGDFLTELYEQINSNRLELPARPEVALRIQKLTADPDAGIAELTELIQSDATLAGALIHATNSPRFRAAKEITSVRDAVVRIGFSNTRMLATNLALRQIFRAKHQVARDAIAEVWAEGVLRSAYCSLLAQKLNLLDQDRALLAGLLARVGAVPIIQFFDQRGSAGGGRQELDELLEKLLSVTGVLVINYWELGSDLVAVAEQSTNWSYQAPEPDYASLSIVARWAALAHHGQPRPPAAEIPAFACLGMQPPGEDGTLAELEGSEAALDRLQSMFET; encoded by the coding sequence ATGTCTGAGGGCATTACTCCATCGGCCGTGCTCGCGCAGATGGAAATCACCAAAGGCCTGTCCGAACAAGCGCGCGCCGAATTGGCGGGGCAGGCAAGATTGCTGCGTCTCGACAAGGGCAAGCGCTTGGCCCGGCGCCAGGCCGACAATCAACTCAGCGGTCAGCGGTTATTTCTAGTCGATGGGAATGTCGTGCGCGCCTGCAATGGGCTCGAGCGCGAAATCGACAGCTGCTTTGGTCTCAGTGATCCGGTTGAGTTGTTCGATGAGACGGGCTGCGAGGACGACGCCATTGTGACTCAGGCGCGGTGTTTGCTGCTTGGGGTGCCGGCGGCCTTGTTGTCAGAAATGGGCGGCGATGGCGCGCAGCTCAATGAGCTGGACCTTGATGACGCCGAAGGGGATTTTCTCACCGAGCTCTACGAGCAGATCAATTCCAATAGGCTGGAATTGCCGGCGCGTCCAGAGGTTGCGTTGCGTATCCAGAAGCTGACAGCCGACCCGGATGCCGGCATTGCTGAGCTGACCGAGCTGATACAGAGCGATGCCACCCTTGCTGGTGCCTTGATTCATGCTACCAATAGTCCCCGCTTTCGCGCGGCGAAGGAAATCACCTCCGTGCGGGATGCTGTGGTCCGAATTGGTTTTTCCAACACCCGGATGCTGGCGACGAATCTGGCCTTGCGTCAGATTTTTCGAGCAAAGCATCAGGTGGCGCGAGATGCGATTGCCGAGGTTTGGGCAGAAGGTGTGCTCAGATCGGCCTACTGTTCGCTGCTCGCACAGAAATTGAATCTGCTCGACCAGGACCGCGCGTTGCTGGCCGGGCTGCTGGCGCGCGTTGGTGCCGTGCCCATTATCCAGTTTTTTGATCAGCGCGGCAGTGCGGGGGGAGGGCGCCAGGAGCTCGACGAACTGCTGGAAAAACTCCTCAGCGTTACCGGTGTTCTGGTCATTAACTACTGGGAACTTGGCTCTGACCTGGTCGCGGTGGCAGAGCAAAGTACAAACTGGAGTTATCAGGCACCTGAACCGGACTATGCCAGTCTGAGCATTGTCGCGCGCTGGGCGGCATTGGCGCATCATGGCCAGCCCCGCCCGCCGGCGGCTGAGATTCCGGCCTTTGCGTGCTTGGGGATGCAACCCCCAGGCGAAGATGGGACATTGGCAGAGCTTGAGGGAAGCGAGGCGGCCCTTGACCGTTTGCAAAGTATGTTCGAGACCTGA